The segment CAACCTCATGGCCTGGGCCTGGGTCTGCGCCAGCTGTTGCCGGCAGCTGGCGGAAGCgttcctgcccacccccactgGAGTTGGGGCAGAGGAGAGGACCCCCTTGCTGGGCCCTACCCCTACCAGCCAGTCACCGGGGCCCTCGATCTGGAGGGTCCCAGGTAGCCCAGACGCCGGGTTCTCCTGCCCCACTAACTGCTTCACCAGCAGTGACCCCCTTTGGGGGGGATCTGGGGAGGCGGGCCTGAGCCCTGGTGGCAGCTTTACCGGGGGTCCCGAAGCCACCAGGGCCTCCTGGCCCACGGCCGTCCTGGCCGACCTTGAGCAGGATGCAAGGCAGGGGGAGTGTGCCCTTCCCAGGGCTGCCACGGCAGGCCTGGCCCCACTGAAACCCGAAGCCAACCAGAGCTCCAGCCCGGGGCCGACCAGCTGCATGGGGGCCAAGGTGGAGGCGCAGCCCAGAACAAGGGACATGGGCAGTGCCGGGCCTGAGCCGCAGAGCGGGGGGCTTCGCTGCCACGGAGGTCCCGTGAGTCCAGAACCCAGGAAGGGGCGACGGCCGACCACGCCAGGTGGGCTGTGGGGGCAGTGAGCTACCTCTTGTGGGGAGGTCACTGGGCCTTGATCCGGCAGTAGGGAGACCCTCAGGGTCCTttggaggaaagaggaagggcAGGGCAGGCTGTCCTTAGGGGAATGGAGGCCCCTGGAAACCAGCCACATCCCTTTGAAATCTGGTAGGGCATTGCGTGCCCCCTGGGGGGAACCTGGTGTATAGTACCTGCCTCTTGGGCAgggtccctggccagggaagggGAATGGGAGCTATGACCGCCCTGGCCCTCCTCTGTCCTCTCGACCCAGACTCAGGGAGCACAGGACACCTGTCTAGGTCCAGGTCTCTGACTTCCCGCTTTTGGGGTCTCAGACCTCAAAGCGGCTGTGCCATACTGGGCAGGGGCCCCCTAGTCCCAAAGACTTGTCAGCCAGCACAGCCTTTCTCAAGGACTCAGTTGGGGAAAGGCCGTCAAGTCTATCACGTCTCCTGCTGCATTTTGAAAACTGACCAACTACCACCCATCTCCCACCGCCCTGTTCTGTCTTCATTGTCACGGAGGTGGCCAGGTTCTCCCTTTGGTCTGGCTGCTCActttccaggggctgggggttCACTCAAAGGAGAGGTCCTTGTGGTTCTTTGGGGGAGGAGGATGGGACTGTATCTGAGTGCCTGGTGGTTCTGTTTATCACTAAGTTGAGGGGACGTGGTAAGAGGGAGTGGCTTTTCTCCACGTCaaacaccgcccccccccccccccccacctcgccGTGTGCCCTTATGTGCCAGGCTTATCTGGACTTTTCTGTGTGGGTAGAGCCCACACAGCTCTGTGGAGGTGTGCCCCGTCCCCGCTCCTCACAGCAGGGTAGGGACGAGGAGGTGGAGTCCAGAGGGGATCGCTGGGGTCCTGAGCAGACCTGGAGGGCTGGTCTATCTGGGGCTCACAGATAAGCACGGGGCCAGTCTGGCTGCGAGGTGGACCCAGAAGGGAAGGGCCGGCGGGCCTCCAGGCAGGCCTCTGTTGTGCTAGAGGGCTTCTGTGAGTTCCTCCTCTGTGCcccagggttggggtggggggtctCCTCTGTTCCCCCTAGTTCCTGGGGGAGAAATGGAAGGTGTTGTCACCTgctcctcctctccccacatGTGAGTCCATTGCTATTCACAGATGTTAGGCTTTTACAGTCATTAATTCATTAGTTCAGTGCCTTTCTGCTGAGTGGGCAGgacagaaggagagagacagCTGCCAGTGTGAGCAGCCGCCCCAAGTGCTGTCAGGAGTCATTGGTCAGGCTTCCAGCAAGGAGGTTTATTTCACCTAGGCCTTGACGGATGAGTAGGAGCCTGCCAGATGGAGTGGTGTGTAAGGGGCAGCACACCAAAGCACAGGTAGGAGGCAAGATGTGTGGCCTGTTCTGAGATTCCTGAGTAGTCTGGAGTAGCTGCACCTTGATGGAGAGAACGCAGGAGCTGAGAGGGACTTTAGGCCCAAGACGTTTGGATCCTGTAAACAGTGGAGAGTATTAGAACATTCTAAGTGGtacctttttattgtttttggaagaggcaaaatggctgtgtttatttgatttgatttgggTTTTCATTTACTCATATTAACCATTAATTATGCAGGTTTACCATTAATTGAAGCATTTTATGTTTTTGCTATGGTCACATTTAACATCAACTTAAGAAGCACTTTATTTCAAAAAGCGATTATCTCTAGTGACCAGAATTTCATTCGTGGAAGCACAAGTGTTATCTTTGGATCACATTTAAGCTATTCATCTTAAGGATATGGTCATACCATGAAAATGAAGATTACTTGTCAATTTcgaatataaaatatgaacagTTCACGAAGTTGCTCAGAGAATTTGCTCCCTATAGTTTCAGGGTCCTAGTTTTCTCAAAAAAcactcatacatttttttttctaaatcatacCCTAAAATAAACACTAGTTAAACAATTGTGTCATACAGAAAGGAAAGTACAGACTTATAAGGAAAAGGTTAAATCACTCTTAATCCTATTCAAGGAAAGCCACTGAATTCTGGGTCTTTTAGTCTTTCTACTGGCAAAGATGTAAATGTGCGTATACACACATAGTTAGGACTAGTACATATacaaggtgtttttgtttttgttttaattttttttttattgcactgGGTCTGCATTGCTGCTCGCAGGCTTTATCTGGCGTAATATGTAGCAGACGTTATCTTAGGGGCAGGGGCTACTCGTCATTGTGTTGCTCTCCACTGTGTCACACGGGCTGCTCACTGTGTTAGCTTCTCTTGTTagcggagcgcaggctctagacGCATAGACTTCAGTAGTTTGTTTGAGTAGTTGCAGCTCATAGGCTCagtgttgtggcacacaggcttagctgttccgcagcatgtggaatcttcccagaccagggaccgaacccgtgttccctacattggcaggcggattcttatccattgcacgaccagggaagtccctgcaatgttatattaatttcaggtgtacagcaagtggTATTCTTGAAATAGGGAAAATGGCCTGCAGTCATCCTGCAATTAGGTCGGGGTGTGGTGAGGGGCATTTGAAGAGCAGGGGCTGGTTTGTGGAAGATGGTAAATTCCGCTCTGACAAGATGAGTCTGGCAAGGCCTTGAGGATGGCCACATGTTGAAAACCTGGATCGAAGCCTGGATGGGTCACATGAGCTGTGAGGTGGGAGGGCATTTAGAATCACAGATAAGGGTAAGATGGAAATGAGGAGTGGCTGGGGCCCGGAACACCCACAGCTGGACTGCGGGAGAAGTCGAGCTGGAAAGGAAGGGACCAGAGTCTCCATCAGGGAAGAGGGGGAAGCGAATGTGGGGAGTGTTGTTGGAGCCACTTGCATTGGTGACTCTGGGAGAGTTGTCTGGGGGCCTAATCACATGGATGCCAGACGGGGGTCCTGAGGAGAGATGGGAAACAAGTTCCTGGGGTGTGGAGGGTGCAGGCAGGAGCCTGCAGGTGGCCAGAGTGGGGGTGCCGGGAGGAGTTGTGTGCTTGGGGTATGGTGGGCCTGGCACAGGGCCAGGTCTGGGGAGGACAGGCAGACACCATTGTGTAGGGTGCTGCCTACCCTAGCTGGAGGCAGACCTCACCGGTAAGGCCCATCTGACTCAGCCCCCTTGTCCCCTGCAGAGCTGCCTTCAGTCATGCTGTTGAATGGGGACTGCCCAGAGAGcctgaagaaggaagaagggccTGCTGAACCACCCCGGGAAAACGGGCTTGATGAGACCGAGCCGGGAGAGGAGACCACCGGACAGGAAGTCATCGTCATTCAGGACACAGGCTTTTCAGTGAAGATCCTGGCACCTGGGATCGAGCCCTTCTCCCTCCAGGTAAGATAGCGGAGGGGTGCTGGGGGCCGGGGCCTGTGAGGCGGGATGAGGATGGGGTTGCAGGCAGGAAACAGGGTCCTCTGCCTTCCAAGGTCACTCACGTAGTGGACGTGGGAGTCCAGGTTCAAACTGTTGCCACATTGCTAGGGGCCAGATCCCAGCTGGGACTGCCAGCCCTGTCTAGGGAGGAGTTACAGTAGTGGCTGGCTAGTACTGGGGTCCCAGGCTCCCCAGCGTCGGGTATGTCAACTCTCTGGCTGGAGTTTGACTGTCTGCTTGAGAgagaggggtttccctggtggttcagggttaagtctgcctgcaatgcaagagaccctggtttgatcccctggagaagggaatggctatccactccagtattcttgcctggagaattccatggacggaggagcctggtgggctacagtccacggggttgcaaagagtcagacacaactcagcatcGAACGCTTTTACTTTGGGAGGAGAGAGGTATTGGTCGTCTCCAAGAGCAGAGCCTCCCCAGAGGTCTTGCAAACGGACTCACTGGGGAACCATATGAGGCTTCTTGCATCTTCTGGACCCACAGGCTTGAGCCCCAGGCCACACCTTCCTGAAAGGGGAAGTCATAGGGAGGAGGCAAGAtggccattttcttttccttgttcttACACCTCTGCTCTGTTCAGAGTCTGCAGGAATAGTTGAAGCCTGTGGATTATGAGGCCAGGCTCTGTCCTGCACATGTATACACAccctgcacacacatgcacacacacacacacaggtgcaggTGGGCACAGTACTTATGGGCGGGGCCTGGACTTTAAAATACAAGCCACAAAGGGGGAAACGGTATTTGAAGCATTGATTTTAGGGACCCAGGTGTTTGGGGCTGGGGAAACTGGTATGTTTTCACCAGGGTGGCGGTGGCCTTCTCCTTGGCAGGTCTCCCCCCAGGAGATGGTTCAGGAGATCCACCAGGTGCTCATGGACCGTGAAGACACCTGTCACCGCACCTGCTTCTCATTGCACCTGGATGGCAACATGCTGGACCACTTCTCAGAGCTGCGCAGTGTGGAGGGGCTGCAGGAGGGCTCAGTGCTACGCGTGGTGGAAGGTTTGTCTGGAAGTTGAGCAGCTCCCCAAGGTGGGGGCGGGACACGAGGAGGCGGGGCCAGGTGGCactctccccaccccgcccctcccgcTGGCATCTTGGTGTGTCTGTGTCATGGATGAGCATGTAGAGGCTTGGGGCAGTGTTGGACTTGTGGCAACAGGACAGGAGCACAGGTCtgcttctctggtcctctctggcACACCCTCCAACTTCAGGGTTAAATATCAgagtcatgattttaaaaaaacagtagcAAGCAAGTGCTTGAAATCAGCCCATACAAATTTTATAGCGATAAAAGTTCAGCCtcttaagaaaactgaagtttcaTGGCTTGTGAAAGTCAGGCCCCTTGTGAAGCAATCCTCTGGCATGATGAGGCTGGTctatttgttaaaaaagaaaagatcccgAAAACTTGGATCACCTGGGGAGAGTGGCACAGAGGTTCCAGGCATGTCACCCAAAGAACGAATGTGGGGGAAAAGTAACTCGGCTGTGCCCAGACTTATCCAATTACGGGTCCTCCCACCTGCCTCTGAAGAGCCCTCATTATGATTTCCTGAAACGTGAGTTGGGGAGCAAGGTTGAGTCCTGTAAATCCTCTGGCTGCCCTTGGGGAGGGCTGACCCGGGAGAACTGGACTGAGCATGTGGGGACAACCTAGCCACTGTGACACTCGTGGACAGAGAATTAGGGGGCTTCTGTGGGCTGCCACGGCCTGTGTGCACTTCCTGAGGTACTTCTTGTGCCCTTTGGCAGAAGGTTCTTTGCAAACAAGGATCCCTGCTGATAGGCAGATATGTGTGTGGAAAGTAGATTTCCAGCCTAGGTGTTCATAAGGGAATCTGCAAGTAAAAGCCTAAAATTGAAAATCAATGCTACCCCTGCTTGTGCTCAGGCTGACTCTCTCCACTGGGGAGGCTGTTGCCCTGGTAAcgtcctgcccctccccctccccacagaaCCGTACACAGTGCGAGAGGCCCGCATCCACGTGCGCCACGTTCGAGACCTGCTCAAGAGCCTAGACCCCTCCGATGCCTTCAATGGGGTTGACTGCAACTCCTTGTCCTTCCTGAGCGTCTTTACTGATGGCGACCTGGGAGGTGCGGGAGGCGTTGGGGCTGGCGGTTGGGCAGAGGGGCTGGGAGCAAGTTGAATTGGGGCTGATGAAGGGGGCTGGGCCTTCCCTCAGCCTTCCCACTGGAGGGAAGCGGGGCCGGAGGCACCCAGGCCAGGGCCACTTGAGCTGGGGAGCGCGTTGGACCCCCTGGGGCATCGTGTGCTGACCACCAGCCTCGGGTCCCTCAGACAGCGGGAAGCGGAAGAAGGGCTTGGAGATGGACCCCATCGACTGCACACCGCCCGAGTATATTCTTCCTGGGAGCCGGGAGCGGCCGCTGTGTCCTCTGCAGCCCCAGAACCAGGACTGGAAGGTGGGAGCTGGTCTCTGGGGACGGGGGCAGGGGACTGCCCACCAGGAAGCATGGCATACTCATGATCAGCCCTTGGCACAGCCCCTGCAGTGCCTGAAGGTGCTCACCATGAGCGGCTGGAACCCGCCGCCCGGGAACCGCAGGATGCACGGGGACCTCATGTACCTGTTCGTGATCACAGCTGAGGACCGGCAAGTCAGCATCACGGCCTCCACCCGCGGATTTTACCTGAACCAGTGAGTCCCTGTGCGAGCCTGCGGGGAGCCTGCAGGCAGCCGCCTGGGGGACACACGGCACAGTGATCACCCTCTCTTTGCAGGTCCACGGCGTACCACTTCAACCCCAAGCCTGCCAGCCCCCGCTTCCTCAGCCATTCCCTGGTGGAGCTGCTCAACCAGATCAGCCCAACCTTCAAAAAAAACTTTGCCGCCCTGCAGAAGAAAAGGTAGCGCCTCGGCCTGTTGGCCCCTCATCTCCCAGGGTGGGTGACCTGGACGGCCTGGAATCTAGCACTTCTGCCCTGAGAAGTTGGACACGCAGCACCCAGAGCCTCCCGCCCGAGGCAGCAGCCCTGGGACAGGTGGCTGTGGGCCCTTGCTGGACTCTCCAGGGACAGAGCCTTAGTGGGGAGACAGTGGGGCCTCGAAGAACGGGCCCAGGGCAGAGCTCTGAGCTCATTGGGCCACCCCATCTCCCCTCTGCTCGCTGCAGGGTCCAGCGCCACCCCTTCGAGAGGATCGCCACCCCATTCCAGGTGTACAGCTGGACAGCCCCCCAGGCGGAGCACGCCATGGACTGCGTGCGGGCGGAGGATGCCTACACCTCCCGGCTGGGCTACGAGGAGCACATTCCTGGACAGGTGCCTGTGGCCATccctggctcctctctcccttcccctgcgGGGCCCAGGCTGGATTCTCAGTGCCTGTAGGGCTGCACAGGGTGGCAGGGGGGTGGGACTGCCCCGAGCAGGTGGTGGGGGCTCAGGCTGAGCTGGCCTATCCCTCCTGGTCTCTGTGTAGACCCGGGACTGGAATGAGGAGCTTCAGACCACACGGGAGCTGCCTCGGAAGAACCTGCCTGAGCGACTGCTGCGAGAAAGAGCCATATTCAAGGTGCCCGTGGCCCCTCAGGCCCGCCAGCCACCTCCCTACTGGTTTTCTGTGGATAAGAGGGAAGCTGGACAAGGGCTTCTGTGGATAAGGGCCTTTGGGGACCTTCCAGGCCATTCTGCCACTTTCTGCCTCCCAGCAGACAACCCCAGCCCCTTTTTCTGGCCTTTCTGAGATTTagagtctgggggtgggggttgggggcagggagccACCTCCAGGATGGGCTGAGTGATGCCCATGCCCATTTCCCTCCCAACGCAGCCATATGGGGACCTGGGCACACGTGTCCTCCTGTGATGTCCTCAGTGCTTTTGCTGACAGAGATGAGGAAAAAGCAGTgctttcagggggaaaaaaagctttaaaatctCCCATAATTTTACTAGAGATGATAATggtaaagaaatataaatgtccTGGGTGCTCACTTTGCCAGGAGCTGGACCAGGTGCCGTGTAGGCTTATAATCTCCCGGACACCTTATAAAGGGCAATGgcgtttttttggctgcactgctaggcatatgggatctgagttctccaaccaggaatggaacccatgccccctgcagtggaagcgtggactCTTCAGGGAAGGCCCCTGAAGGTCGATACTTATATGTCATCTATAGACATGAAGACAGATCTGAGAGGTGATCCAGCAGAGATCACCTGGCACATAGTTGGTGGATCCCAGACCCACCCAAGTCCTCCTGCCCCCCTGTAATCACTGAGTTCTGCTGTCTCTCTGAGtatttgataaaagtgaaagtcactcagtcatgcccagctctttgtgaccccatggactatacagcccatgaaatactccaggccaggatactggagtgggtagctgtttcgttctccaggggatcttcccaaccgagggatcgaacccaggtctcctgcattgcaggtggattctttaccagctgagccgccagggaggcCCATAGGTGTTACATTTTTTCTGAACTGGGGTTTCTGGTGCTTTTCCAAGTGTGTGAAACCTTTGTCCTGCTCACCTCCGCCAGCCGCAGGTGCGATGCGGCTCCCTCACCCTCTGACCTCCGGCCCCCAGGTGCACAGTGACTTCACTGCGGCAGCCACGCGGGGCGCCATGGCGGTCATCGACGGCAACGTGATGGCCATCAACCCCAGCGAGGAGACCAAGATGCAGATGTTCATCTGGAACAACATCTTCTTCAGCCTGGGCTTCGACGTTCGCGACCACTACAAGGACTTTGGTGGGGACGTGGCGGCCTACGTGGCACCCACCAACGACCTGAACGGCGTGCGCACGTACAATGCGGTGGACGTGGAGGGGCTGTACACGCTGGGCACGGTGGTGGTGGATTACCGCGGCTACCGTGTCACGGCCCAGTCCATCATCCCTGGCATCCTGGAGCGGGACCAGGAGCAGAGTGTCATCTACGGCTCCATTGACTTCGGCAAGACGGTGGTGTCGCACCCGCGGTACCTGGAGCTGCTGGAGCGCACGAGCCGGCCCCTCAAGATCCTGAGGCACCGGGTGCTCAACGACCGGGACGAGGAGGTGGAGCTCTGCTCCTCCGTGGAGTGCAAGGGCATCATCGGCAACGACGGGCGCCACTACATCCTGGACCTGCTGCGCACCTTCCCTCCCGACCTCAACTTCCTGCCTGTGCCCGGCGAGACGCTGCCTGAGGAGTGCACCCGCGCTGGCTTCCCCCGCGCACACCGCCACAAGCTGTGCTGTCTGCGCCAGGAGCTGGTGGACGCCTTCGTGGAGCACAGGTGGGGCGCGGGCCTGCGGCTGCAGCCTCGGGCAAGGAGGGCAGTGCTGGCATCTGACCCCAGATGGGGGAGGCTTTgggaagtgaagaggaatgagCTCTGGGCCCATCACTGTGGCATCCAGCTCCCCCACACAGACAGACTCCCAAGAGCTTCATGTAGATGAGAAAAAGCGAGACCGGTGGCTTTCTACTGAAGTGGTGCTGTGTCCTCAAGAAGCATGTGGACATCTGCTTAACCGTTTTTGAACCTCCCAGTGCCATGGCCCTTGGGTGGGTGGATACAGGTGGGGTCCCTGCTGCTGGCGGTCAGTGCTTAGGGGTCAGCCCATCAAATGTCCCGTGCCAGGAATAATTCTCCCTCTCAAAACACCAGCAGGGTCCCTGGTGCTCTCAGGAGCCCTGGCCTGCATGGTgagccagccccccacccccacatacaCACCCAACTGTCTTCCTGTCTAGGAAGATCTCCATTTTGCTGCTACCACCTGGTAGAATGGCTGGGCTGGCATGGGTACACATGCATGGACATTGCTCCCTGGACAGGACAGGACGTCCCCGGCCCCAACATCCTTAAGCCCAGCAGGGCAGGAGCTGGGGCCTGGCTCAGGTTCCCCCACGGCCAGCAGGAAGCTGCCGGACCGGTGACCTCCTAGATGCTCCTCTCCCATCCCCTGCTCCACCCCACCCACTGTGCCCCAGGTACCTGCTCTTCATGAAGCTGGCGGCCCTACAGCTGATGCAGCAGAAGGCCAGCAAGGTGGAGAGCCCCACGCCACTGGAGAATGGCGATGGCCTGTCCTCGGAGTCCAAGCCTGACGCTCCGCCAGCGCCCGAGGCGGGAGGCGGGGAGGAGGGCAGCGGTGCCGGTGGCCTGGCCAAGGTGAAGGAGCTGGCAGAGACCATCGCCTCGGACGACGGGACAGGTGGGGCTGCCGGGGAGCCCCCGCCAGGGGAGGCTCGGGCTGCCACCCAACCCGACAGGGAGGTGGGGCAGCTCCTAACAGGCCCTGTCTTCACAGCAGACCCTCGGAGTCGGGAGGTGATCCGCAACGCATGCAAGGCAGTGGGTTCCATCAGCAGCACGGCCTTCGACGTCCGCTTCAACCCTGACATCTTCTCGCCGGGTGAGTGGTCCTCGGGGGCCCCAGTGCTGGGGGCCTGCTTGCCTACCTGAGtgctgctgtctgtctctctgtgtgtctgtctggtgCCCACCTCTCTTCTGCCGTCTCACACCTCCTTGCTCTCCCTCCTGCCCGCAGGAGTGCGCTTCCCTGAGTCCTGCCAGGAGGAGGTTCGGGACCAGAAgcagctgctgaaagatgctgctgcctTCCTGCTCTCCTGCCAGATACCTGGCTTGGTG is part of the Bubalus kerabau isolate K-KA32 ecotype Philippines breed swamp buffalo chromosome 4, PCC_UOA_SB_1v2, whole genome shotgun sequence genome and harbors:
- the CLUH gene encoding clustered mitochondria protein homolog isoform X2, yielding MAWAWVCASCCRQLAEAFLPTPTGVGAEERTPLLGPTPTSQSPGPSIWRVPGSPDAGFSCPTNCFTSSDPLWGGSGEAGLSPGGSFTGGPEATRASWPTAVLADLEQDARQGECALPRAATAGLAPLKPEANQSSSPGPTSCMGAKVEAQPRTRDMGSAGPEPQSGGLRCHGGPVSPEPRKGRRPTTPELPSVMLLNGDCPESLKKEEGPAEPPRENGLDETEPGEETTGQEVIVIQDTGFSVKILAPGIEPFSLQVSPQEMVQEIHQVLMDREDTCHRTCFSLHLDGNMLDHFSELRSVEGLQEGSVLRVVEEPYTVREARIHVRHVRDLLKSLDPSDAFNGVDCNSLSFLSVFTDGDLGDSGKRKKGLEMDPIDCTPPEYILPGSRERPLCPLQPQNQDWKPLQCLKVLTMSGWNPPPGNRRMHGDLMYLFVITAEDRQVSITASTRGFYLNQSTAYHFNPKPASPRFLSHSLVELLNQISPTFKKNFAALQKKRVQRHPFERIATPFQVYSWTAPQAEHAMDCVRAEDAYTSRLGYEEHIPGQTRDWNEELQTTRELPRKNLPERLLRERAIFKVHSDFTAAATRGAMAVIDGNVMAINPSEETKMQMFIWNNIFFSLGFDVRDHYKDFGGDVAAYVAPTNDLNGVRTYNAVDVEGLYTLGTVVVDYRGYRVTAQSIIPGILERDQEQSVIYGSIDFGKTVVSHPRYLELLERTSRPLKILRHRVLNDRDEEVELCSSVECKGIIGNDGRHYILDLLRTFPPDLNFLPVPGETLPEECTRAGFPRAHRHKLCCLRQELVDAFVEHRYLLFMKLAALQLMQQKASKVESPTPLENGDGLSSESKPDAPPAPEAGGGEEGSGAGGLAKVKELAETIASDDGTDPRSREVIRNACKAVGSISSTAFDVRFNPDIFSPGVRFPESCQEEVRDQKQLLKDAAAFLLSCQIPGLVKDFTDHAVLPMDGATLAEVMRQRGINMRYLGTVLDLVMQSPARDQLDHIYKIGIGELITRSAKHIFKTYLQGVELSGLSAAISHFLNCFLSSYPNPVAHLPADELISKKRNRRRRNRPPGAADNTAWAVMTPQELWKNICQEAKNYFDFSLECETVDQAVETYGLQKITLLREISLKTGIQILLKEYSFDSRHKPAFTEEDVLNIFPVVKHVNPKASDAFHFFQSGQAKVQQGFLKEGCELINEALNLFNNVYGAMHVEICACLRLLARLHYIMGDYAEALSNQQKAVLMSERVMGIEHPNTIQEYMHLALYCFASSQLSTALSLLYRARYLTLLVFGEDHPEMALLDNNIGLVLHGVMEYDLSLRFLENALAVSTKYHGPKSLKVALSHHLVARVYESKAEFRSALQHEKEGYTIYKTQLGEDHEKTKESSEYLKCLTQQAVALQRTMNEIYRNGSSANIPPLKFTAPSMASVLEQLNVINGILFIPLSQKDLENLKAEVARRQQLQEASRNRDKADEPMATEPEPMGASEDAATQPPAAKDPSSSSLQG
- the CLUH gene encoding clustered mitochondria protein homolog isoform X3, with translation MAWAWVCASCCRQLAEAFLPTPTGVGAEERTPLLGPTPTSQSPGPSIWRVPGSPDAGFSCPTNCFTSSDPLWGGSGEAGLSPGGSFTGGPEATRASWPTAVLADLEQDARQGECALPRAATAGLAPLKPEANQSSSPGPTSCMGAKVEAQPRTRDMGSAGPEPQSGGLRCHGGPVSPEPRKGRRPTTPELPSVMLLNGDCPESLKKEEGPAEPPRENGLDETEPGEETTGQEVIVIQDTGFSVKILAPGIEPFSLQVSPQEMVQEIHQVLMDREDTCHRTCFSLHLDGNMLDHFSELRSVEGLQEGSVLRVVEEPYTVREARIHVRHVRDLLKSLDPSDAFNGVDCNSLSFLSVFTDGDLGDSGKRKKGLEMDPIDCTPPEYILPGSRERPLCPLQPQNQDWKPLQCLKVLTMSGWNPPPGNRRMHGDLMYLFVITAEDRQVSITASTRGFYLNQSTAYHFNPKPASPRFLSHSLVELLNQISPTFKKNFAALQKKRVQRHPFERIATPFQVYSWTAPQAEHAMDCVRAEDAYTSRLGYEEHIPGQTRDWNEELQTTRELPRKNLPERLLRERAIFKVHSDFTAAATRGAMAVIDGNVMAINPSEETKMQMFIWNNIFFSLGFDVRDHYKDFGGDVAAYVAPTNDLNGVRTYNAVDVEGLYTLGTVVVDYRGYRVTAQSIIPGILERDQEQSVIYGSIDFGKTVVSHPRYLELLERTSRPLKILRHRVLNDRDEEVELCSSVECKGIIGNDGRHYILDLLRTFPPDLNFLPVPGETLPEECTRAGFPRAHRHKLCCLRQELVDAFVEHRYLLFMKLAALQLMQQKASKVESPTPLENGDGLSSESKPDAPPAPEAGGGEEGSGAGGLAKVKELAETIASDDGTADPRSREVIRNACKAVGSISSTAFDVRFNPDIFSPGVRFPESCQEEVRDQKQLLKDAAAFLLSCQIPGLVKDFTDHAVLPMDGATLAEVMRQRGINMRYLGTVLDLVMQSPARDQLDHIYKIGIGELITRSAKHIFKTYLQGVELSGLSAAISHFLNCFLSSYPNPVAHLPADELISKKRNRRRRNRPPGAADNTAWAVMTPQELWKNICQEAKNYFDFSLECETVDQAVETYGLQKITLLREISLKTGIQILLKEYSFDSRHKPAFTEEDVLNIFPVVKHVNPKASDAFHFFQSGQAKVQQGFLKEGCELINEALNLFNNVYGAMHVEICACLRLLARLHYIMGDYAEALSNQQKAVLMSERVMGIEHPNTIQEYMHLALYCFASSQLSTALSLLYRARYLTLLVFGEDHPEMALLDNNIGLVLHGVMEYDLSLRFLENALAVSTKYHGPKSLKVALSHHLVARVYESKAEFRSALQHEKEGYTIYKTQLGEDHEKTKESSEYLKCLTQQAVALQRTMNEIYRNGSSANIPPLKFTAPSMASVLEQLNVINGILFIPLRARYTWIQLRTIPEIRRSLLRKWRMSVNSTKRQAVALSQQG
- the CLUH gene encoding clustered mitochondria protein homolog isoform X1, with translation MAWAWVCASCCRQLAEAFLPTPTGVGAEERTPLLGPTPTSQSPGPSIWRVPGSPDAGFSCPTNCFTSSDPLWGGSGEAGLSPGGSFTGGPEATRASWPTAVLADLEQDARQGECALPRAATAGLAPLKPEANQSSSPGPTSCMGAKVEAQPRTRDMGSAGPEPQSGGLRCHGGPVSPEPRKGRRPTTPELPSVMLLNGDCPESLKKEEGPAEPPRENGLDETEPGEETTGQEVIVIQDTGFSVKILAPGIEPFSLQVSPQEMVQEIHQVLMDREDTCHRTCFSLHLDGNMLDHFSELRSVEGLQEGSVLRVVEEPYTVREARIHVRHVRDLLKSLDPSDAFNGVDCNSLSFLSVFTDGDLGDSGKRKKGLEMDPIDCTPPEYILPGSRERPLCPLQPQNQDWKPLQCLKVLTMSGWNPPPGNRRMHGDLMYLFVITAEDRQVSITASTRGFYLNQSTAYHFNPKPASPRFLSHSLVELLNQISPTFKKNFAALQKKRVQRHPFERIATPFQVYSWTAPQAEHAMDCVRAEDAYTSRLGYEEHIPGQTRDWNEELQTTRELPRKNLPERLLRERAIFKVHSDFTAAATRGAMAVIDGNVMAINPSEETKMQMFIWNNIFFSLGFDVRDHYKDFGGDVAAYVAPTNDLNGVRTYNAVDVEGLYTLGTVVVDYRGYRVTAQSIIPGILERDQEQSVIYGSIDFGKTVVSHPRYLELLERTSRPLKILRHRVLNDRDEEVELCSSVECKGIIGNDGRHYILDLLRTFPPDLNFLPVPGETLPEECTRAGFPRAHRHKLCCLRQELVDAFVEHRYLLFMKLAALQLMQQKASKVESPTPLENGDGLSSESKPDAPPAPEAGGGEEGSGAGGLAKVKELAETIASDDGTADPRSREVIRNACKAVGSISSTAFDVRFNPDIFSPGVRFPESCQEEVRDQKQLLKDAAAFLLSCQIPGLVKDFTDHAVLPMDGATLAEVMRQRGINMRYLGTVLDLVMQSPARDQLDHIYKIGIGELITRSAKHIFKTYLQGVELSGLSAAISHFLNCFLSSYPNPVAHLPADELISKKRNRRRRNRPPGAADNTAWAVMTPQELWKNICQEAKNYFDFSLECETVDQAVETYGLQKITLLREISLKTGIQILLKEYSFDSRHKPAFTEEDVLNIFPVVKHVNPKASDAFHFFQSGQAKVQQGFLKEGCELINEALNLFNNVYGAMHVEICACLRLLARLHYIMGDYAEALSNQQKAVLMSERVMGIEHPNTIQEYMHLALYCFASSQLSTALSLLYRARYLTLLVFGEDHPEMALLDNNIGLVLHGVMEYDLSLRFLENALAVSTKYHGPKSLKVALSHHLVARVYESKAEFRSALQHEKEGYTIYKTQLGEDHEKTKESSEYLKCLTQQAVALQRTMNEIYRNGSSANIPPLKFTAPSMASVLEQLNVINGILFIPLSQKDLENLKAEVARRQQLQEASRNRDKADEPMATEPEPMGASEDAATQPPAAKDPSSSSLQG